A window of the Physeter macrocephalus isolate SW-GA chromosome 7, ASM283717v5, whole genome shotgun sequence genome harbors these coding sequences:
- the LOC114486557 gene encoding uncharacterized protein isoform X1, with product MQNFSFTRLAPHHSGEMARSSSRLTSDWLNNYKKEGYKRQRTNIHLIVSDNRYSPISMARRKAYMKWTIMQPVRTTVVCLRVIFLIVNPFIDIPGCTAVFVTRVGPRKLFPLSVLISFRTEVHAFKHDDPTEVLPPFEALNGCSAFPGRTSRWRRSKTWRSSSSPQIHKKYIYMWNNSYRTPTERWQKTSDLPQGKKLPTYLDRAKDKRINRDKRIRMGPRNTDH from the exons GCTGGCTCCTCATCATAGTGGCGAGATGGCTAGAAGCAGCTCCAGACTTACATCTGACTGGTTAAATAACTATAAAAAAGAGGGCTACAAAAGGCAAAGGACAAATATTCATTTGATTGTCTCAGATAACAGGTACAGTCCAATCTCTATGGCCAGAAGAAAGGCATATATGAAATG GACTATAATGCAACCAGTAAGAACCACTGTAGTCTGCCTAAGAGTTATATTTCTAATTGTCAATCCATTCATTGATATTCCTGGTTGCACAGCTGTCTTTGTAACCAGGGTTGGCCCCAGGAAACTATTCCCTTTGAGTGTGCTGATATCCTTCAGAACTGAGGTTCATGCCTTTAAACATGATGATCCCACTGAGGTCCTACCACCCTTTGAGGCCCTGAATGGGTGTTCTGCCTTTCCAG ggagaacttcaagatggcggaggagcaAGACTTGGCGATcatcttcttccccacaaatacataagaaatacatctacatgtggaacaactcctacagaacacctactgaacgctggcagaagacctcagacctcccacaaggtaagaaactccccacgtacctggatagggcaaaagacaaaagaataaacagagacaaaagaataaggatgggacccagaaatacagatcactga
- the LOC114486557 gene encoding uncharacterized protein isoform X3 yields the protein MQNFSFTRLAPHHSGEMARSSSRLTSDWLNNYKKEGYKRQRTNIHLIVSDNRYSPISMARRKAYMKWTIMQPVRTTVVCLRVIFLIVNPFIDIPGCTAVFVTRVGPRKLFPLSVLISFRTEVHAFKHDDPTEVLPPFEALNGCSAFPGRTSRWRRSKTWRSSSSPQIHKKYIYMWNNSYRTPTERWQKTSDLPQELKSMQIDQPHRH from the exons GCTGGCTCCTCATCATAGTGGCGAGATGGCTAGAAGCAGCTCCAGACTTACATCTGACTGGTTAAATAACTATAAAAAAGAGGGCTACAAAAGGCAAAGGACAAATATTCATTTGATTGTCTCAGATAACAGGTACAGTCCAATCTCTATGGCCAGAAGAAAGGCATATATGAAATG GACTATAATGCAACCAGTAAGAACCACTGTAGTCTGCCTAAGAGTTATATTTCTAATTGTCAATCCATTCATTGATATTCCTGGTTGCACAGCTGTCTTTGTAACCAGGGTTGGCCCCAGGAAACTATTCCCTTTGAGTGTGCTGATATCCTTCAGAACTGAGGTTCATGCCTTTAAACATGATGATCCCACTGAGGTCCTACCACCCTTTGAGGCCCTGAATGGGTGTTCTGCCTTTCCAG ggagaacttcaagatggcggaggagcaAGACTTGGCGATcatcttcttccccacaaatacataagaaatacatctacatgtggaacaactcctacagaacacctactgaacgctggcagaagacctcagacctcccacaag
- the LOC114486557 gene encoding uncharacterized protein isoform X2 translates to MARSSSRLTSDWLNNYKKEGYKRQRTNIHLIVSDNRYSPISMARRKAYMKWTIMQPVRTTVVCLRVIFLIVNPFIDIPGCTAVFVTRVGPRKLFPLSVLISFRTEVHAFKHDDPTEVLPPFEALNGCSAFPGRTSRWRRSKTWRSSSSPQIHKKYIYMWNNSYRTPTERWQKTSDLPQGKKLPTYLDRAKDKRINRDKRIRMGPRNTDH, encoded by the exons ATGGCTAGAAGCAGCTCCAGACTTACATCTGACTGGTTAAATAACTATAAAAAAGAGGGCTACAAAAGGCAAAGGACAAATATTCATTTGATTGTCTCAGATAACAGGTACAGTCCAATCTCTATGGCCAGAAGAAAGGCATATATGAAATG GACTATAATGCAACCAGTAAGAACCACTGTAGTCTGCCTAAGAGTTATATTTCTAATTGTCAATCCATTCATTGATATTCCTGGTTGCACAGCTGTCTTTGTAACCAGGGTTGGCCCCAGGAAACTATTCCCTTTGAGTGTGCTGATATCCTTCAGAACTGAGGTTCATGCCTTTAAACATGATGATCCCACTGAGGTCCTACCACCCTTTGAGGCCCTGAATGGGTGTTCTGCCTTTCCAG ggagaacttcaagatggcggaggagcaAGACTTGGCGATcatcttcttccccacaaatacataagaaatacatctacatgtggaacaactcctacagaacacctactgaacgctggcagaagacctcagacctcccacaaggtaagaaactccccacgtacctggatagggcaaaagacaaaagaataaacagagacaaaagaataaggatgggacccagaaatacagatcactga